Sequence from the Bacillus thermozeamaize genome:
GGCGGCTTTTTTTTCGGTTTTTCGCTTTTTTTGGGGGTGTTTTGTCATGATCCAGCAGTTTTTTATCAGAGCTGTTGTGCGATTGGCACTTTGCTACGGATTTCCGTCATGATGGGCGTATATAGATCGACCGACTGTTCAGGCGTTTGCAATGTGACAATCAAGGAATAACGGATTTTTTTATGCCACCGGTTCAACCAAGGGCGTTCACGCCACCAGCCAATGACCGGATATACAGCAATCAGATTGCTGACAGCCAGTTCTGCGGCCGTGCCGCGCCAAACATCAGAATGAATCGAGCCCACGTTCCTATTGTGAGGACCCAGCAACCATTTGACACTTGTGGCACCAGGCTCATCTTCATCGGACTCCATAGCCGCATTGATCCTACTCAAAAATCCTTCTTTTGTATCCGAACCATTGACGTCAAAGCGCAACCCGCAAGAAGCATACCGATATCGGTCTTTCCAGCCGATTTCACCAGGACTCGGTTCAATAAAATAGGACAATGTCACTCGGAGGAAAACTTCCGTTTCTCCCAGTGATAACAACACATCTTTCGGCCAAGGCAATTCATACAAATGCATTTCATTCATCACATACCGGCCATTTTTGTCACGGTCAAAAGGTTGCAGCTCTGCTTGGACTACTAGGTTCACTCGATTTTGCATACTCCATAACGCCTTTTCCAAGCTGGGCACTCCGTAACCGCAAGTTCGCAATAGAACCTTCAAATCCCCTTTCTTCTTGCCGCGCAAAAATTGTCTTTTCATCGTATCGGTCCAGTCAGCGGAATGAATCATCAATCCTCGGATGGTTTCTGGCCACGCATCCGGATATTCGGCTTGTATCTGCACGGCCATCCAGGCGGCTTTGGCTGTGGCTGCACTGGTAGCCCATATGGTGTCAAATTGTCGTTCAAAGGGCTTGTAATATGTTGTTAGAATGGAAAGTTCCTCGCATTGCACGCATCCCAACGAGTCTTTTAAAACATTTCCGCCTTCCAATACGATATCCGGTTTGACAGGCCACTTTTTATCATCCCAAATTACGGACGTCGTACTGTATGGTGAAAGTCCGCCTTTAGGGGCTACTGTACTACCATTGTTGTATTTTCTTAAATCTTTCAATGTTTTTTCTGTATATGCACCAACAGTTAACGCATTCCACGATTGAGCAGGATTTTCAACGGATGACACGATGTTCGTATCCGGATAATTGTCCCAGCCATGAACATTTCCTGCTGAAACAATAATCAGTTTTTGTTGCTCATCGAGGTAGCCTGACGCCAATTCATCCAGCGCGGCGGACCATGAAGACGGACGGCCATCGCCTGTGGTATGTTCGGGTGATGTGACAGCCATGCAAATGATCCGTTTTCGTTGAGGTTTTTCAATCATGACGCGGCTGATGGATTGACTGGTAATGGCTCCATACAACTGTGGATCATTTTTTCCAGTAGGAGGAAGAATTTTTACAGACTCCAATACATGATTCAGTTCGACTGGTTCACTGTTTTCCAGTAAAGTCTGTAAATCTCCATAACCGACGACGCCAGACATTTTGGTGCCGTGTCCATCATGATCATGTGTACCCCATCCTGGATGATAAGTATAACAATCCTCATCTTTTAAGATTGGAGCAATTAAAATGTGTCCGTTATTGACACCTGTATCAAGGATGCAAACGCTAACCCTTGAGTCGACGCGTACGGTAATTCTCTTTGACAGTTCCTCCGCCCACTCCGATTGTGTCGTGTTGTCGAGTTCTACAAAGAAACTAGTTACTTCATCCGCTCGTCGAATTTCCGCAATGTTGTCACTAGATTGAATCAATTCTTCCAATTGTTTTCTGTTAACCTTCGCTAAGATGACTCTCCTTTCTGGAAATCTTAATGTTTCATTGCGAATCTCAATTCCCAATCTTTCTGATGCTAATAGGCGAAATTTCGCCTCATCCTCATCTTGATCGGTGTTGAGCCATATCTCACACCATTTCGGCTCTTCACCGGGAATTGACGTAATTTCATGATACGGCCAAAAGGATTCCACCACCGCTAATCGGATATCATCAATGCATGCCGCAAACGCTTCATGCCTGGGTTTTCCTTTTTCTGTATTTTCTTCAAGATATTGGCGTAGCTTTTTTAAGAAAAAACCTTCTTTGCCGTGTGGAATATAAACAGTGGCTACCCTCTCCGTTTTCCCATTCGCATTTTCCATCATTCGAACATTCATTAAGCGAATGCCTAACTGAATATTTTCAAGGCTTCTAATGGCCAATTCGTATTCTGGGGTGCTGACAAATTCAAGATATACACCATGATTGACCGGCAAAGCGACTGCTTCTCTTGCTTCGTTTATGTTTTTTGCATCGGTCCAGACCTTTTGAAACTGATGCATTAACCAGTTGCCGTGACTGACCCGATCCCTGGGAGGATAATTTTGTTTCCTGGGCGATTGACGATTGCGATATGGATACGATACCGGACGTTCGTGAAAGAAAATATGTTGGAGATGTCCTTCAGCCATAAACTACTCCGCACTCCCTTGATAGACATCGTTTCTTTCTCTAAGCATTTTTTCAAGAAGTTCGGTACTTACTTCATGCGAATCGTTTAATATCGCTTCTTTTAGAGCATCATCACAAGCTTTCGTGATTTCTGCGTGGCTTAAACGGGATGATATTTTAGCTAGTCTGTCGAGATCCAGTTCTTTTCTTTTAAATGTACCTAAACGATTTGAAATTAAACGATGGATTTGTTCATCATCTGGCAATTGATAATATAACACGTCGTCAAATCTTCGAAACAATGCTTGATCTAACAGTTGGTGATGATTGGTCGCGGCAATGATGATGCTGGAAGAATTGTCCTGTTCTAGCAACTGCAAAAAGGTATTCAACACCCGCCGCATCTCACCGACGTCATTGTCACTGCCCCGTTTTGCGCCAATGGCATCAAATTCATCAAAAAGGTAGACTGCTTGAACTTGCTTTATGGTGTCAAAGATGTGACGCAATTTTATGCTTGTTTCACCCATGTATTTGGTGATCATTTTGTCCATCATGATGGTGCAAAATGGTAAATGGAGTTCGCCTGCCAGAATTTTCGAGGTTAACGTTTTCCCTGTGCCAGGGGGGCCGGCAAACAAAATTTTTCGCCGGTTGCTCAAGCCATATTTTTTTAGTTTTTCCTGTTGCATAAACTCTTTGATAATCCGCTCAATCCGATTTTTAATCGTCAAAGGAACAACAAGTGTGGACAATTTTTCTTCCACTAGGGTGGCATGGATCAATTCATTGGCATCTTTATCGAATTGCACAATACTTGAGGTTGTCCGTTTTGATTTTTCGACGATATCTCGGATATCTCTGGCCAATGTGGTATGGCCCTTTTTCGCTTCATAAGCGGCAACTTGTAGTACGATGGTCTTAAATCGTTCATCATTTTTCTCAAAATGTGACTGTATGAGCATTTTGATTTGATCTGCCGTCGCCATGGAACATCCCCGTCCCTCCACTTTCACATCATTTTACCATATTTTATGGTAATTCCGTTGTTCGATGAAAAAGCCTCTTGATAGCTACATCGGCCTTCTTCACTTTCTGCACCAACCGCCGTCAATGTTTCGAAGAGGATAAAAGTTGGCATCAAATAACCGGACTCCATATGGGTCCGGGTCCATTCCTCTGTTTGTTTTGTTTGTTTTATCCACCCATGCAACAAGTGGCCGGTTCGTGGCCTGCGGATTATTGTTTCGGCAATTCCCGCTTGATGCGTTCGATCTCTTCCTCGCTCAACTCGGT
This genomic interval carries:
- a CDS encoding peptidase S8, whose product is MAEGHLQHIFFHERPVSYPYRNRQSPRKQNYPPRDRVSHGNWLMHQFQKVWTDAKNINEAREAVALPVNHGVYLEFVSTPEYELAIRSLENIQLGIRLMNVRMMENANGKTERVATVYIPHGKEGFFLKKLRQYLEENTEKGKPRHEAFAACIDDIRLAVVESFWPYHEITSIPGEEPKWCEIWLNTDQDEDEAKFRLLASERLGIEIRNETLRFPERRVILAKVNRKQLEELIQSSDNIAEIRRADEVTSFFVELDNTTQSEWAEELSKRITVRVDSRVSVCILDTGVNNGHILIAPILKDEDCYTYHPGWGTHDHDGHGTKMSGVVGYGDLQTLLENSEPVELNHVLESVKILPPTGKNDPQLYGAITSQSISRVMIEKPQRKRIICMAVTSPEHTTGDGRPSSWSAALDELASGYLDEQQKLIIVSAGNVHGWDNYPDTNIVSSVENPAQSWNALTVGAYTEKTLKDLRKYNNGSTVAPKGGLSPYSTTSVIWDDKKWPVKPDIVLEGGNVLKDSLGCVQCEELSILTTYYKPFERQFDTIWATSAATAKAAWMAVQIQAEYPDAWPETIRGLMIHSADWTDTMKRQFLRGKKKGDLKVLLRTCGYGVPSLEKALWSMQNRVNLVVQAELQPFDRDKNGRYVMNEMHLYELPWPKDVLLSLGETEVFLRVTLSYFIEPSPGEIGWKDRYRYASCGLRFDVNGSDTKEGFLSRINAAMESDEDEPGATSVKWLLGPHNRNVGSIHSDVWRGTAAELAVSNLIAVYPVIGWWRERPWLNRWHKKIRYSLIVTLQTPEQSVDLYTPIMTEIRSKVPIAQQL
- a CDS encoding ATPase, whose translation is MATADQIKMLIQSHFEKNDERFKTIVLQVAAYEAKKGHTTLARDIRDIVEKSKRTTSSIVQFDKDANELIHATLVEEKLSTLVVPLTIKNRIERIIKEFMQQEKLKKYGLSNRRKILFAGPPGTGKTLTSKILAGELHLPFCTIMMDKMITKYMGETSIKLRHIFDTIKQVQAVYLFDEFDAIGAKRGSDNDVGEMRRVLNTFLQLLEQDNSSSIIIAATNHHQLLDQALFRRFDDVLYYQLPDDEQIHRLISNRLGTFKRKELDLDRLAKISSRLSHAEITKACDDALKEAILNDSHEVSTELLEKMLRERNDVYQGSAE